From a single Lolium rigidum isolate FL_2022 chromosome 7, APGP_CSIRO_Lrig_0.1, whole genome shotgun sequence genomic region:
- the LOC124675122 gene encoding trafficking protein particle complex subunit 5: protein MIGVGKAKQYANVLDKPLSRGRQEVSLSAFAFLFSEVVQYNQTQVDNIAELERRLEDAGYAVGARVLELLCHREKGNRRETRLLGILSFIHSTVWKVLFGKVADSLEKGTEHEDEYMISEKELLVNRFISVPKDMGAFNCGAFVAGIVRGVLDNAGFPAVVTAHFVPIEGQQRPRTTILIKFAEEVLHREARLG from the exons ATGATCGGCGTGGGGAAGGCGAAGCAGTACGCTAACGTGCTCGACAAGCCCCTCAGCCGGGGCAGGCAGGAG GTCAGTTTGAGTGCATTTGCATTCTTGTTCTCGGAGGTTGTTCAGTACAATCAGACACAAGTTGACAACATTGCTGAGCTGGAACGAAG GCTGGAGGACGCTGGGTATGCTGTTGGTGCACGAGTTCTTGAACTGCTGTGTCACCGAGAGAAG GGGAATAGACGCGAGACTCGACTGCTGGGGATTTTATCATTTATTCACAGTACTGTATGGAAAGTATTGTTTGGAAAG GTGGCTGACTCACTTGAGAAAGGAACAGAGCATGAAGATGAATACATGATTAGTGAAAAGGAGCTGCTTGTTAACCG ATTCATTTCCGTGCCAAAAGACATGGGGGCATTCAACTGTGGAGCATTTGTTGCAGGGATTGTAAGG GGGGTATTGGATAATGCTGGCTTTCCTGCGGTAGTTACGGCGCATTTTGTGCCAATTGAAGGCCAGCAGAGGCCCAGGACAACAATCTTGATTAAATTTGCTGAAGAG GTTTTACACCGGGAAGCAAGACTTGGCTAA
- the LOC124674616 gene encoding pentatricopeptide repeat-containing protein At1g05670, mitochondrial: MLLRRASAAAQRSSWLSHTRAIPRLVGPVRPCSSTSSPHRRSRRRTPQFEDGALTTTAAPRPFPDYCPPRPESPADDALARRLSAALLASPSPGSLPPLPFIPLLRPLHLLLALPLLASHPNLTSILLPLLLLFPSRPHPHPHLIQCFAIAAHLAVRDPGTARAILVRALRFPSPHRHFVEQFIFTYKAFSSDPASFDLLLLCLPSAALLRRLRQYGLSPSPEPCNAVLSRLPLHEAIELFQQLPDKNVRSYNILLKALCSAGRLKDARQLFDAMLLPPDVVTYGTMVHGYCAHGELEVAVKLLDEMVANGLESSATAYTSVIALLCNKGQVSDALRVVEDMVMRGVALDAVVFTTVMSGFCGKGDLVAARRWFEEMQNRGFAADGVTYTTLINGLCRAGELREADRVLREMVDKGLDVDVVTYTVLIDGYCKRGDMVEAFRVHNDMVQRRVAPNLVTYTALSDGLCKQGDVHGANELLHEMCNKGLELNVYTYNSLINGMCKFGNLEQAMRTMTDMEAAGLKPDVYTYTTLIDTLCKSGEFDRAHSLLQEMLDKGIKPSIATYNVLMNGFCMSGRVEGGKKLLEWMLEKNVCPNVVTYNSLMKQYCIDKNMKSTTQIYKGMHSQEVAPNENTYNILIKGHCKARNMKEALYFHNEMMEKGFKLSASAYSALIRLLNKKKKFAEARGLFDEMRKEGLTAEPDVYGFYIDHNFNDDNLE; this comes from the coding sequence ATGCTCCTCCGCCGCGCCTCCGCCGCAGCGCAGCGCTCCTCCTGGCTATCCCACACGCGGGCTATCCCCCGGCTCGTGGGCCCCGTCCGTCCCTGCAGCTCTACCTCCTCTCCACACcggcgcagccgccgccgcacgccgcagtTTGAGGACGGTGCTCTCACCACCACCGCTGCGCCCCGGCCATTCCCGGATTACTGTCCACCCCGCCCCGAATCGCCGGCCGACGATGCCCTCGCCCGCCGCCTCTCGGCCGCGCTCCTCGCCTCGCCCAGTCCAGGATccctccctcctctccccttcATCCCCCTCCTCCGCCCGCTGCACCTGCTCCTCGCGCTCCCACTGCTCGCCTCGCACCCCAACCTCACCAGCatcctcctcccgctcctcctgcTCTTCCCCTCCcgaccccacccccacccccacctcATCCAGTGCTTCGCCATCGCCGCCCATCTCGCCGTCCGCGACCCCGGCACCGCGCGCGCAATCCTCGTGCGCGCCCTCCGCTTCCCTTCTCCTCATCGGCATTTCGTCGAGCAGTTCATCTTCACCTACAAGGCCTTCTCGTCGGACCCCGCCTccttcgacctcctcctcctctgcctcccctccgccgccctgctccgccgcctccgccagtACGGCCTATCCCCGTCCCCAGAACCCTGTAACGCCGTGCTCTCCCGCCTTCCGCTCCACGAAGCAATTGAGCTGTTCCAACAACTCCCGGACAAGAACGTCCGCTCCTACAATATACTCCTCAAGGCTCTCTGCAGCGCAGGCCGGCTCAAGGATGCGCGTCAACTGTTCGATGCAATGCTCTTACCACCAGATGTTGTCACGTACGGCACTATGGTCCATGGGTACTGCGCCCATGGTGAGCTGGAGGTCGCGGTGAAGCTGTTGGATGAAATGGTGGCAAATGGACTGGAGTCAAGCGCGACAGCATATACAAGCGTCATTGCACTGTTATGCAATAAAGGGCAGGTTTCAGATGCTTTGAGGGTGGTAGAGGATATGGTGATGCGTGGAGTGGCATTGGACGCAGTGGTGTTTACAACTGTAATGAGTGGATTTTGTGGCAAGGGTGATTTGGTAGCTGCAAGAAGGTGGTTTGAAGAAATGCAGAACAGAGGGTTTGCAGCCGATGGGGTTACATATACCACACTGATCAATGGTCTCTGTCGGGCTGGGGAGTTGAGAGAGGCAGACAGAGTACTTCGGGAGATGGTGGATAAGGGACTGGATGTTGATGTTGTCACATATACAGTGCTCATTGATGGGTACTGCAAGAGAGGGGACATGGTGGAAGCCTTTCGGGTTCACAATGACATGGTGCAGAGACGAGTGGCACCGAACCTGGTGACATACACGGCCCTGTCGGATGGTCTGTGCAAGCAGGGAGATGTGCATGGTGCTAATGAGTTATTGCATGAGATGTGCAACAAGGGATTAGAGCTGAACGTTTACACATACAACTCCCTGATCAATGGCATGTGCAAGTTTGGCAATCTGGAGCAGGCCATGAGGACCATGACAGACATGGAAGCAGCAGGCCTTAAACCGGATGTTTATACATATACAACTCTTATAGATACGCTCTGCAAGTCAGGAGAGTTTGACAGGGCTCACAGCCTGTTACAGGAGATGTTAGATAAAGGAATTAAGCCTAGTATAGCGACTTATAATGTTCTaatgaatggtttttgcatgTCAGGTAGGGTAGAAGGAGGAAAAAAGCTGCTTGAGTGGATGCTGGAGAAGAATGTTTGCCCAAATGTTGTAACTTATAATTCTCTTATGAAGCAGTACTGCATTGACAAGAACATGAAATCTACCACACAGATTTACAAGGGGATGCATTCTCAGGAGGTGGCTCCAAACGAGAACACATACAATATATTGATCAAGGGGCATTGTAAGGCAAGAAATATGAAAGAGGCACTGTATTTCCATAATGAAATGATGGAGAAGGGATTTAAACTCAGCGCAAGTGCATATAGTGCTCTTATAAGATTGCTGAATAAAAAGAAGAAATTTGCTGAGGCGAGAGGGTTATTTGATGAGATGAGAAAGGAGGGTTTGACAGCTGAACCAGATGTATATGGTTTTTATATTGATCACAATTTTAATGACGATAATTTGGAGTAA